The sequence TGGCTCTGGCTCGTGCTGCTCGCGCTCGTCGTGATCCAGGTGCGCAACTGGTTCGGGCTGTGGTCGTGCCTCGTGGCGGGCGTCGTGGTCGGCGTCGTCGCCGGGGTCGCGCCGATCGTCGTGCAGGGCGTCGCCGCGCACGCGCTCGCGCTCTTCCTCCTGCTCGGCGCCCTGCGGGCCACGCTCGAGCTGCAGCGGTCGCGCTCGCGGCGGGGCGGCGGCGCGTCCGACGCGGACCAGCTCGGGCGGCTCACGCACCTGCCGGGGATCCTCTGGGTCGGCGTGCTCGTGCTCGTCGCGGCCGCCTGCCTCGTCGGCGGAGCGCTGCTGCTGGGGATCCCGACGCTCGTCGGCGCCTGAGCGGATCCGGGCGGCCCGCACCCGACGCGGCCGCCGCGCCCGGGAGGGACGCGACGGCCGCGGGTGGGCGGAGAGGCCTACATCTCCTCGTGCGTGTCCGGGTCGCCGTCCCAGAGGCGCGACTGCGGGCCGGAGCCGATCGCCCGCACCTCGTCCTCGGTGAGCTCGAAGCCGAACACGTCGGCGTTCTGGCGCTGGCGCTCGGGATCCGTGGACCGCGGGATCGGCAGCGCGCCCGACTGGATGTGCCAGCGGAGCACCGCCTGCGTCGGGGTGACGCCGTGCGCCTCGGCGGCGGCGACCACGTGCGGATCCTGCATCAGCTGCTCGCGGGTGCCGAGCGGCGACCAGCTCTCCGTGACGATGCCGCGCTCGGCGTGGAAGGCCCGCAGATCCGCCTGCGCGAAGGTCGGGTGCAGCTCGACCTGGTTGACGACGGGCAGCACGCCCGTCTCCTCCTGGATGCGCGTGAGGTGCGCGGGCGTGAAGTTCGAGACGCCGATGGAGCGGACCAGGCCGCGCTCCTTCAGCTCGATGAAGGCGCGCCAGCTGTCGACGTACCTGTCGACGCTCGGGTTCGGCCAGTGGATGAGGTAGAGGTCCACGTAGTCGACGCCGAGCGACGCGCGCGACTCCTCGAAGGACGCGAGCGTCTCGTCGTAGCCGTGGTGGCGGCCGGGCAGCTTGGTGGTGAGGAAGAGCTCCTCGCGCGGGACGCCGGAGCGGCGCATCCCGTCGCCCACCGCGGCCTCGTTGCCGTAGTTGAGGGCCGTGTCGAGCAGGCGGTAGCCGGCGCCGATCGCGCCGGACACGAGCTCGGCGCCCGCGTCGTCGTTCAACCCGTAGGTGCCGAGGCCGATGGCCGGGATGCGGTTCCCGTCGGACAGTTCCAGTGTGGGGATCGTGGTCATCCCCTCACGCTACGCCGGGGCGTCAGGCGCGGTCGGTCGGCGCGGATCCGGCGTCGGCGGGGGCCGCGACGGCCTCGTCCTCCGCGTCGGCGTCGGCGTCGCGCGCGTCGGCCGCGTGGTCGCGCCCGAAGACCGTGGTGATCGCCCACGCGATCATGCCGCAGACGGTGAGGATGTCGGCGACGTTGAAGACCGCGAACCACTCCACCGCGATGAAGTCGACGACGTGCCCGGACAGCGGCCCGTCCTCCGCGCGCGTGATGCGGTCGAACAGGTTCCCGAGCGCGCCCGCGAGCACGGCCGAGAGCAGCAGCACCTGCAGGAGCGAGGCGCGGTGGCGGATCTGCCAGCCCACCCAGACGGCGAGGCCGAGCGAGAGGGCGATGATCCCGATGGTCAGCACGGGACCCACCTCGGCGCCCATGCCGAAGGAGACGCCCGGGTTGTAGACGAGCGCGAAGCGCGCGGTCGGGAACAGCGGGATGGTCTCGCCGCCGCCGAGCGCGTCGACGGCCCAGCGCTTGCTGACCTGGTCGAGCACGAACCCGACCACCACCACGACGACCGCGAGCGCCACGACGACGGGGCGGGAGGTGCGGGGACGGCGTGCGGCGGGGGGTGCGGTGGTCACGCGACGAGCCTAGGCGGTGGTCGCGGCCGGATCCTCCGGTTCGTCGGCGACGGGCGGGGCGAGCGGCGCGGCGGCGGCGCGGTCGCGGATCCGCGTGGCCGCCTCCCGCGGGAAGGTGCTGCGGACGAGGTGCCGGGTCCCGTCGGCCGACTCGATCGCGACGGCCGGTCCGGCGTCCAGCAGGATCGCGGCGCCGCCGCCCGGGAGCGACCGGACGCCGATCCCGCCGACCGTCCGCGGCCGGAGGTGGTCGACGACCGTGCAGTCGGCGACGGCGGAGTACGGGATGCGGATGCGCCGCAGCGGCACGAGCGCCACCTCGACCTCGTCCGGGTCGAGCGTGATGCGGATCCGCAGAGAGCCGACGACCGCACCGGTGGCCATGAGCAGCACGGCGAGGACCACGCCGAGCGCGGAGCCCCCGGTGGCGACGAGCGCCACGAGGCCGACGACCGCGATCACCAGCCCGGCGATGCGGATGGCGCGCGGCGCCGGCGTGGTCTGGCGGAAGCGCGCGTCGGGTGAGGGCGTGGTCACGCCCTCACCCTAGGCGCGGGTTCCCCGGGGACGGGTCAGGCGTGCTGCTCGTCGTGCTCGCCCTCGGCGATCTCCTCGATCAGCTTCGCGTTGAACGCGGGCAGGTCGTCGGGGTTGCGGCTCGTCACGAAGCCGCTGTCGACCACGACCTCCTCGTCGACCCACTCGGCGCCCGCGTTGCGGAGGTCGGTGGCGAGGGTCGGGTAGGAGGTCATGCGGCGGCCGTCGACCACGCCGGCCTCGATGAGGATCCACGGCGCGTGGCAGATGGACGCGACGGGCTTGCCCGCCGTGAAGAAGGCCTTCGCGAAGGCGACCGAGTCGGCGTCGACGCGGAGGTCGTCCGCGTTCACGACGCCGCCCGGCAGCACGAGGCCGTCGTACTCGGACGCGTCGGCGTCCTTGACCTGCACGTCCACGTCGAACGTGTCCGCCTTGTCGATGTGGTCGAGGCCCTGCACGGTGTCCGCCTTCGGGGACACCAGCACGGGCGTGCCGCCGGCCTCCTGCACGGCCTTCCACGGCTCCGTCAGCTCGACCTGCTCGAAGCCGTCCGTCAGCAGGAAGGCCACCTTGCGGCCCTGGATGCTCTCTCCGGTCATGTGCGTTCCTCCTCGTGAGAGTGTCGCCGCCCGGTCGGACGGCCCCTTCGACGCTACGCGCGAACGCCTCCCGCGACCGCGGTGCGGAAGACGTTCACAGGCCGTCCGGAGACGGCGGTGTCGATGGCGAAGACGGCGCCCGAGAGCGGGTGCTCCTCGAGCTGCTCCTCGGTGAGGTTCTCCCGGGCGGTGCCGATGACGAGCGTCCGGAGGTCGGGCCCGGCGAACGCGACGGACGTGACGTTGGGGGCGGGGATCGCGATCTCCAGGTCCTTCGAGCCGTCGGGCGCCCAGCGGATGACCTTGCCGCCGCCGTAGACGCCGTTCCACGCGTACCCGTCGACGTCGAGGGTGAGGCCGTCGCTCATCTCGCCGTGGATCCAGTGCTCCGGCTCCCCCAGCTCGCCGTCGGCCGAGTAGGGAGCGCGGTAGACGGTCTGCTCGGAGGTGTCGGTGAGGATCATCGTGCGGCCGCCGTCGGTCCACTCGAAGCCGTTGGTGATGGCGAAGCCCCCGAGGAGCGTGCGCAGGTCGCCTGCGCCGTCGATCGAGTAGATCGCCGCGTCGGGCTCGCCGTCGGTCACGTCCATGGACCCGATGACGAAGCGGCCCGAGGGATCGACCTTGCCCTCGTTCAAGCGGACGCCGCCGTGCGCGTGCTGCACCTGCGCGAGCTCCCGGGTGATGCGGCCCGCGGTGTCGACCAGCACGATGCGGTCGCCGAGCCCCGCCACGTACCCGCCGTCGTCGGCCGGCTGGAAGGACGCGAGCGGCGGCGGGAGCTCGAGCACGGTGTCGTCGGATCCGTCGACCGCGCCCGTCCACGGGCTCCGGTGCAGGGTGCCCGCGGTGATGTCGTTCCACATCACGTCGCCCGCCGGGTCCCACCAGAGGCTCTCGACGAGGATCGCGCGGGCGTCGCGGAGGACGCGGAGGTCGGAGGTGATCACGGTCATGGATCCAGCCAAGCACCCCGGCGCCCGCCCGTCCGCGGAGCGAAGGGTCGGCGGCCCTTCCTGCACGTGGACTGTGAGCGCACTCACCGTTCGTGCGACGACGGAGAGGCGGGCGTAGCGTCGGTGACGAGCCGGACGACGCGCCACCCGCGCGCCCGGCCCGCGGGGCTCCCTCCCGAGGAGGCCGCCCCGCACGGACCGGGAACCCCCGGTCCCCCGCCAGACAACGAGGAGTCGCACATGACCACGACCGTCGATCGCCCCACCGCCACCTCCGAGAAGGCCACGCAGCCCGAGGGATCCAAGCCCACCAAGCGCCAGAACGCCGAGCGCGGCTTCAAGGCCAGCCAGCAGCTGCACGAGAACATGCAGAAGGTCCTCGTCGACCTCATCGAGCTCCACATCCAGGGCAAGCAGGCGCACTGGAACGTCGTCGGCAAGAACTTCCGCGACCTGCACCTGCAGCTCGACGAGATCATCGAGTCGGCCCGCGAGTTCAGCGACGACCTGGCCGAGCGCATGCGCGCCCTGCACGCCACGCCGGACGGCCGCAGCGACACCGTCGCCGAGAACACCACGCTCCCCGAGTACCCGCAGGGCGAGGTGGACACGGCCGAGACCGTGGACCTCGTCACCCAGCGCCTCGAGGCCGCCGTGCACACCATGCGCGAGGTGCACGACGACGTCGACGAGGAGGACCCGACCACCGCGGACCTGCTCCACGGCTTCATCACCGCGCTCGAGCAGTACGCGTGGATGGTCTCCGCGGAGAACCGCCGCGTCGGCCAGGCCGCCGAGTAGCGCGGGCAGCACGCACATCACGACCCGAGGGCCGCGCCGCCAGGTGCGGCCCTCGTCATGTCCGCACGCACCATGACGACGCCCCTCGCGAGGGGCAGTGAGGAGACCGAGATGGACCTCGGCATCACCGGCAAGACCGCGCTCATCACGGGCGCCGACTCGGGGATCGGGTGGGAGACCGCCCGCATCCTCCTCGCGGAGGGCGCGACCGTCGTCCTCAGCGACCAGGACCAGGGCTCGCTCGACGAGGCCGCCGCGAAGCTCGACGGCGGCGACCGCGTGCACGCGTTCGCGGCCGACGTGACGAGCGTCGAGTCGCTCGCCGCGCTGCACGACCAGGTGCAGGAGGCGGTCGGCCACATCGACATCCTCGTGCAGTCCGCCGGCATCACCGGCGCGCAGGGCCTCTTCCACGAGATCGACGACGAGGGCTGGACGAACACGATCGAGGTCGACCTCCTCGGTCCCGTCCGCCTCGTGAAGCAGTTCCTCCCGTCGCTGCGGAAGGGCGGCTGGGGCCGGATCGTGTTCCTCGCCTCCGAGGACGCCGTGCAGCCGTACGACGACGAGCTCCCTTACTGCGCCGCCAAGGCCGGGATCCTCGCGCTGTCGAAGGGCCTCTCGCGCAGCTACGCGAAGGAGGGGCTGCTCGTGAACGCGGTGTCGCCCGCCTTCATCCACACGCCCATGACCGACGCGATGATGGACAAGCGCGCCGACCAGCTGGGCACGTCGAAGGACGAGGCCATCGAGTCGTTCCTCGACGAGGAGCGCCCCTACATGGAGCTCAAGC is a genomic window of Clavibacter capsici containing:
- a CDS encoding aldo/keto reductase; this encodes MTTIPTLELSDGNRIPAIGLGTYGLNDDAGAELVSGAIGAGYRLLDTALNYGNEAAVGDGMRRSGVPREELFLTTKLPGRHHGYDETLASFEESRASLGVDYVDLYLIHWPNPSVDRYVDSWRAFIELKERGLVRSIGVSNFTPAHLTRIQEETGVLPVVNQVELHPTFAQADLRAFHAERGIVTESWSPLGTREQLMQDPHVVAAAEAHGVTPTQAVLRWHIQSGALPIPRSTDPERQRQNADVFGFELTEDEVRAIGSGPQSRLWDGDPDTHEEM
- a CDS encoding signal peptidase II codes for the protein MTTAPPAARRPRTSRPVVVALAVVVVVVGFVLDQVSKRWAVDALGGGETIPLFPTARFALVYNPGVSFGMGAEVGPVLTIGIIALSLGLAVWVGWQIRHRASLLQVLLLSAVLAGALGNLFDRITRAEDGPLSGHVVDFIAVEWFAVFNVADILTVCGMIAWAITTVFGRDHAADARDADADAEDEAVAAPADAGSAPTDRA
- a CDS encoding type 1 glutamine amidotransferase domain-containing protein, which translates into the protein MTGESIQGRKVAFLLTDGFEQVELTEPWKAVQEAGGTPVLVSPKADTVQGLDHIDKADTFDVDVQVKDADASEYDGLVLPGGVVNADDLRVDADSVAFAKAFFTAGKPVASICHAPWILIEAGVVDGRRMTSYPTLATDLRNAGAEWVDEEVVVDSGFVTSRNPDDLPAFNAKLIEEIAEGEHDEQHA
- a CDS encoding SMP-30/gluconolactonase/LRE family protein → MTVITSDLRVLRDARAILVESLWWDPAGDVMWNDITAGTLHRSPWTGAVDGSDDTVLELPPPLASFQPADDGGYVAGLGDRIVLVDTAGRITRELAQVQHAHGGVRLNEGKVDPSGRFVIGSMDVTDGEPDAAIYSIDGAGDLRTLLGGFAITNGFEWTDGGRTMILTDTSEQTVYRAPYSADGELGEPEHWIHGEMSDGLTLDVDGYAWNGVYGGGKVIRWAPDGSKDLEIAIPAPNVTSVAFAGPDLRTLVIGTARENLTEEQLEEHPLSGAVFAIDTAVSGRPVNVFRTAVAGGVRA
- a CDS encoding Dps family protein, with amino-acid sequence MTTTVDRPTATSEKATQPEGSKPTKRQNAERGFKASQQLHENMQKVLVDLIELHIQGKQAHWNVVGKNFRDLHLQLDEIIESAREFSDDLAERMRALHATPDGRSDTVAENTTLPEYPQGEVDTAETVDLVTQRLEAAVHTMREVHDDVDEEDPTTADLLHGFITALEQYAWMVSAENRRVGQAAE
- a CDS encoding SDR family NAD(P)-dependent oxidoreductase; this encodes MDLGITGKTALITGADSGIGWETARILLAEGATVVLSDQDQGSLDEAAAKLDGGDRVHAFAADVTSVESLAALHDQVQEAVGHIDILVQSAGITGAQGLFHEIDDEGWTNTIEVDLLGPVRLVKQFLPSLRKGGWGRIVFLASEDAVQPYDDELPYCAAKAGILALSKGLSRSYAKEGLLVNAVSPAFIHTPMTDAMMDKRADQLGTSKDEAIESFLDEERPYMELKRRGEPAEVANVVAFLCSDLASFVNGSNYRVDSGSVATI